In Jaculus jaculus isolate mJacJac1 chromosome 2, mJacJac1.mat.Y.cur, whole genome shotgun sequence, the genomic window GGCATCCACTAGCTACCTGCCCTCACAAGTGACCGAGATGTTTAACCAGGGCAGAGCTTTTGCCACTGTCCGCCTGCCATTCTGTGGCCACAAGAACATCTGCTCATTAGCAACGTACGTGAGCAAGGCTGAAGCCTGCGTCCCTGACCCTGGCCCCATGCACATCTGCGTGAGGAAGCCAAGCCACGGTGCTGGTTTCTGGGCTGCGAAGTTGTATGTGACCCTACCCAGCACATCCGTGCCTGGATTCCATCTCATTTTGCCTGGAGTGGAACGACCCACAGACCTGAGACCTGGGTGCTTCCTCTGTGGCATTTTCTCCCCAAAATCTCCCTTGTACGTCAGATATAGGAAATGTCACCACCCAGTCCTGTGAGCCACAGGAGCAGTGTCACGGTGGGGGCTATCCTGAGATCCAGAGCACAGTTCCTAGCACACAAGGCTCATGTGGCATTGGGATCGTCTGCAGCAGAGCTTGAGCCTGTAAAAGTCAGTGGCAGCAGATCATTGGGTCTGTGACTCTCGCTAGCAGTACCTTCCGTCCTTGCTGCCTGAGTCACTCAGCTGAGGGAGCCCCAGCCTGTGGTGCTGAAGCAAGTACGAGCACACTCGGAAAGTTCGGTTCAGCGCCCCCCAGGTGACCAGAGAGAGAAACCGTCCGTTCGGCACTTGCTTTCAGACCCAGACCACTTAGCCCTGGTTTATACTCCCAAGTACAGTAAACAGTTTGTGCTGGCTGTGGGTGGGTTATTATCCGTGCTACATTTGTGAAATCTTGGCCTTAAACCTGACACTTTTTCTTCTCCTTAGGATCCAGAAGATTCCCCGGTTGCTGGTGGGAGCATCTGACGGCTACTTGTACATGTACAACCTGGACCCCCAGGAGGGTGGCGAGTGTGCCCTGATGCGCCAGCACAGGTGAGGCCCCTCTGCAGGTGGGCAGCCTTACAGTCTCTTAGAGACCAGTAATGCAGACACTGACCTGCCGGCCTGCACCATTTGTAAACTTTGCTTAACCAATGAGGTCCATTCTCCTGGTGCCAAGATGCCTCCTATTCTCCCACCCTATCCAGAGGGAGGAGAGGTGCCCAGTTCCTACCTGAGGATGAGGCCCCTCATTTACACAGTGAGAAGCCACAGCAGTGTCTTCATGGGCAGTGCATGTTCTAGAGAACCTGCTGCTTGCCTCGGGATCCCAATGTCCTCTTAAAGAGGAAATTCACATGTCAGTTGGGAGGTGAGCGTGTGACTTCTGTCATCCAGTTccctatgcaaaaaaaaaaaaaacttcaggctagggaaatggttcGGACATTGAAGGTGTTTGTTTACGCAGCCTGCCAGcccgggcttgattccccagcatccttgtaaagcctgacataaTGGGTGATGCTTACATCTTGTGTTCagttacagcagcaagagacggCATACAACACACACTACACACTACTAatagatgcatttttaaaatatttggatttatttggggaggggcacattggggccttttgccactgcaaatgaacttcaggtgcatgttccatgttgtacatctgtctttacatgggtattgggaatcaacccaggctggcaggctttgcaagcaagcacctttaaccactgaaagaaagagagagaatggatatgggtgcaccaggacctcaagccactgcaaatgaactccagatgtatgcaccaccttgtgcatctggctttacatgggtactgggaaatcaaacctgggtccttgggctttgccaagctttaactgctaagccatctttccaacccaaacaactttttttttttttcttttcgaggtagggtctcactctagcccaggctgacctgaaattcacgatgtagtctcagggtagcctcgagctcacagtgatgcacctccctctgcctcccaagtgctgggattaaaggcattgccaccatgcctggcttccaaaagGAAGTCATCTTGTAAAAATCCCAGAggggccaggtatagtggtacgtacctttaatcccagcacttggaaggctgaggtagggtgaTTGTCATGGATTCCAAGCCAACCtaagctacaaagtgagatccaagtcagcctgggctagagtgaggccctgcctcagagaaaaaaaatcccaggcagCAGGTCGTTTGGGTGGCTGGAGTGGGGGAGGGTAGCAGTAGCCATCTGATGAAACCTTACCACTAGACAGACACCTCAGACCCCACCGAGGCCGTACTGTGACTGCTCATGCTGACCTGCAGGACGTGTTTTAAGACAGGACATGTTTCTCTGTTGCCctggctggacttgaattcaggggaatcctgcttcagcctcccatgtgccgTGGCTCCATGAGCCACATCTAGCTTGAAACTGAGTCTGACCTTGTTCCTTTTCTCCAGGCTGGATGGGAGTATGGAGACAACCAATGAGATTGTCGATTCCGCCTCTCACGACTGCCCCTTAGTAACTCAAACGTATGGCACAGCAGCAGCCAAAGGTTCTTATGTGCCCTCGTCCCCGACAAGACTTGGTAAGGGGCAGGACGCCAACCTAGAAGGTAATTGAGCAGTGGTTGTGGGGTCCCTCGTGTTGTGCTATTTCTGGGGTTCCTACCCCCCTTGACCATGGAAAAGAAGCAGTCTTCCTAGAATGCTTGTCCACTTCTGCTTCTGAGGCCTGAGAGGCTGGGTGGCAGAGCAAGAAACTTTGGGGCCAGTGGGGATCAAGTCCTCCCCACCTGGCCCCATGCTTGCTGCACCTTTGCCTGCGTCCGCGGGCCCCGGCAGACGCTCGGCTGTGGGAGGGCAGAGGCCTTCAGGGCCCCCGCCACACCTGCAGCACACAGCCGCACTCACCGTGCATCACCCCTCCACTCGTGCAGGCCAGCTTCTCACGCGAAAGGAGTTTGCTCGCAGGAGAAACTGCGCTTGCCTCTGCTCTTAGTGCATCAGCCTCTCAGCCACGTGGAACATTGTCTGCAGTGATGTGTCACCAGCTTGAGCCCTTTTTAGTACCTGGTCCCAAAAGAGCGAGCTTGTGCCTTCGGCACCCGCTGTTCATGCAGAGGCCTTGGGCTCCTGAAGCTGAGAAACTCCCAgtctggaggccttagtgtggcCACAGCTCTCCGTATGCTGATTGCTGAGCGCAGCCTGGAGTTGTCCCGGATCTTAAGATAGTTCCATTGTTTCTTTGCAGCCTACACAGATGACCTGGGTGCTGTGGGCGGTGTGTGTCTGGAGGATGAGGCCAGTGCCCTGCGCCTAGATGAAGACAGCGAGCACCCTCCCATGATCCTGCGGACGGACTGACCAGCCCTGGCAGGGATGCCGGCCTGGCCAAGGACTGGTGCACTGCTGCTATGAACTTTGACCTGAACTGGGAGAGAGGATGGcagagactttaaaaaaagattgtagtGATAGTCTAATTCCATACTGTTGAGAAAATACACCATTTTCACTTCAGTTGCTTTTAATCCTGCTTATgaattttagctttttattttttgtttcctttttttgccAAAATTAATTGTTCGGTGAAGTCCATGGAGTCCCCTTGCTTTGCATGCATGATgtgccaagccagcctgggcgCCAGCAGCCACTCCACAGCAAACTGCGGTTGTCTGGTCTGATGTCTACAGTGTCACAATGGTATGCGTGAGGAAGACATGGCGTGCAGTGGTTCTAGTTGTTGAGGCTGGTTCTGCAGGGACAGGGCCATCCTCTGGGACCTGCCATGGTACCAGCAGACAGCGGCCTTGGATAGTATAGCCCACATGGACCATTTTCCCTGCatcttattttgttaattaaaCTCCAAGTTGGACCATTGTGGGACTTGTCCTCCATGGTAGACCTTTGCTTCTGGTTTTACTCTCTGTGGGGATATCGGAAAGAGGAGAGGATTCTGATACTCTGTGCCTTTCTTTCTGACAGCAGGTGAGTCTGAAGCTTCACATGCATGGGTCACCTGGAGCCAGGGGACTTGCTCCACTTGGTCACTGAAGGATCTTGGCCCCACTACTGCTCTCCCGAgtgtggcttgttttgtttttaaaggagaGCTTAGCGGCTCCTCTGTGCCCGAGGAAGCACAGGTAAGGTGCCCTGGCACCTGGCTGGCTGTGACAAGTGTCACTGATGGGCTCTGCTCTGCTCCCCTTTCCAGAATGAGTAGCAGAGGGAAGAGATCTAAGAGAGAGTTGATAGACACTCCCTTACCAAGGGAGCATGTGCCTTTTCTACTTCAGTCTCACGAAGTAGTACAGCAAGGTGGCGAGAGGGTGTGACTGGAAGCTGCAGTGTTTGCCTCGCCTCTGTGTTCTTTTTCTGTCTGGGGAGGAGTGGGAAAGTCTctcgtccaggctggccttgaactgcagCAGCCCTTCTGCCCCAGTGCCCGAGAGCTGCCATTACAAGTCTGCTTCTCTACACCCGCTCCTTTTTCAATTTTACAGAACTCAGACAACCTCATACCTCAGACTCTGCATTCCAAGCAGACCGCAGTCAGTCAGTTTGAGGGCTTGCAGATGAAGCTTTGCCACAGAACAGTGGCTTCAGGGCTTTTGGAACATGGATCATTGAGGATGGAAGTGAAAAGTCAGACGCACTGGGTCTACCCAGCTGGCTCAGACCTGTGGCTCTTTGAACAGATGAGGTGGCCATCTTCAGGTCAGCTCTGTTCATTCATCCCAGGTGGAGAGTTCACAGGATCTAGGGGCTGAACAGCCTGAAGTCCCACGCTCCTGCCTACCACGTAGATGGCTTGGAGGCAAGATCCACTGAGCAGTCATGCCAAGTATGTTGTGAGGCAGGACTGAAGCCAGGTGCACTGAACTCAACCTGCCTGTGTGTCCTGTCTCTGGCAGTGTGGGACCGCAGCCCTGCAGGctggtgcagcaagcactctgcaGGAAGAATGAGACGGGCCTTTCCCCACATTGAACTTGAGGTGCTGATGAGAAGAGACCTGGGCAGTGCACAGGGTAGACTTGAAGCCCTGGACAAGGGTTTCCTCAAACCAAAGAGCTGAAACCTGGTTAGAATGTGATTGGTTATCTGTTGACTTGGGTATGGGACTTGGCTCAGTTTGCCAAGTTTTGCTCGTCTTTCCTTGGGGTTTTGGTTTCCTTACTTAAAAATGTGGtcagggccaggagtggtggcacacgtctttaatcccagcacttgggagacagagggaggatgatcacagtgagttcaaggccaccctgagactccatagtgaattccaggtcagcctgggctagagtgagagcctaccttgaaataatGTGGTCAGAGAAGGTATGCTTCACTGTCCTGGCTCAGGTCTACCTTTTGCACCCCTCGGAAGAGGACTTGTGTAAAGAACTCCTGTCTGCTGACCACTGGCCTGATTTTCTTTGTTGAGAAACCCCTCTTCTTCATACTGAGAAGGGGAGCCACTTCATCACTGCCATGCCTGGGCCAATTGAAGAGGGCCTCTGGATCAGCAGAATTCTCCCTGGGTGACCTCCAGGTCTACACTAgaagttattttctctttttaattaagtttttcCCAAATCTGAGAAGattttggagccaggtgtggtgggacacacctgtagtcctagcacttgggagactgaggcaggaacatTGCTCTgaattgaagccagcctgggctggtttcagagtgagaccctgtctcaaaaataccaaaggaagaaaatattttttaagattatgGGGGCAAAGGATAGGAAACAAACCCCTGAAATTTAACGTGTGTGTATGGACTGGGACCAAACCATTTGTATAAAATAATGGAACCAGGAATTGGATTGGTGTAGATTCAAGAACTGTACTCAGGCCCTGGTCTTGCCCCCCACTAGTGCAGTGAGCTAGTGGCAGACTGGGGCCCTCAGAGGGAGGAACCCTACCTCACAGGGCTGTTGTGAGGTGTGTgagtgcagcaccatgcctggccagcagCGGGCACcaataaacactaaaaaaatgTCTCGTGGAATGGAGTGCATGTTTCTGTTCTCTGCgttctgcctgcaaagctaggTGGGAGAGGAGAAATGGGGATGGGTATGAGTGGAAATCTGACCCTTAGGTCTTGCTCcctaatagtaaaaataaagatCAGAAAACAACAGTCCTGAGATGATGGTGTGGAAGATTAGCCACTTACGGCTAGCCCTAACTGTAGTCACCAGGTGCAGGCCATTCTCCACAGGTCTGAGGCCACCATCAGGGCCACCTTCCTTCATCCCAGAGCCCTGCTCGGCCAGGAGGGCCTGGCCCTTGCCTTCTCCACCTCCAGCCGGAGCTCTGCTCCTTTCATGGACAAGAGAGCTTCGAGGCTGACACTCCCTGCCAAGAAAAGTCGAAACTGGAGTAATTGCCTTCTCACGGTCGCATACGGAGACCAGAGTTGGCAGCAGTGGACTGAGAATAAGGCAGAATGTGTCAATCACAGCTCAGCACGTGGGAAGTTTGTTTCTTGTTCACTCCCATTGCTTGtggaatttttgttgtttgagacagttgCATGTAGGCCAGACTGATCTGAAATccgtgctcctcctgcctcagcctcttaagtgctgtgctgacaagcatgaaccaccacaccctgctcttccTCTGATGTTCATGATGGGGTTGTCCTCTGTCCCCTCCATCTTTGTGGCGCGCTCCTTTTGCATGCAGGGAATGACTGGATGGTTTGGCCTCACAGTTGATGCTGATCAGCTGAAACCCCAAAGGCCTTTTTACAGATGGACTTCGTCTTTCTGTCCAAGGTGGACACAGTGTGGGAGCATCTGATTTCCATTTTGGTTCCAGATGGGAGGAGCTCGTGGTCTGAAGCCATCGGTGTGTGGGAGGCATGCTTCATGAAGATTCCATTGTGAAGTTCTTGCCCTATCATAATCATTGGCCCATCTTGCACCATTTTCATCCTGTGGATTTTGTGAAGCACAAGGAAAAAAATGCCACTGGATTCATAGGCATGACCAGCTCTTCTCCTTCCCTGGTGGGGATAGGAAAATCATTTCGGAAGAGTAAGTTTTCTGAAGCTCCAATTGTTGGGTTGTTTTGAACCCTCGTGCCTCTACTGTCACACTGAGTGGTCACCTAAACAGTGATGTGGGTGTGTGTCGTGGCACGTGTGCAGTATGGAGACAACCTCCAGATGCCTGTCCTCGCCTTcctctttgtttgagacagggtcgtcttcgttgttttgtttttgccacttCTTGTTCGCCTGTCTAGCCGGCCGTGAGCTCCCAGGTCCTCCTGATTCCATCTCCCATTGTGGGGTGCATTGGGATCAGACTCAGGCTCCACTTTGtgcccagctttacatgagtacagaGGAATGGGACTTGgtccagcaggcttgcaagcaatgggccatctccccagcccgagtctatagcccaggctggccgagaattcactatgtagtctcagggtgccctcgaactcagtggtcctcctacctctgcctcccgagtgctggaattaaaggcgtgcgccaccacacccggctttacattgctttttttttttttttttttttaatttgagagcaacagacacagagagaccgatagagggagagagagaatgggcgcgccagggcttccagcctctgcaaacgaactccagacgcgtgcgcccccttgtgcatctggctaatgtgggacgtggggaaccgagcatcaaaccggggtccttatgcttcacaggcaagcgcttaactgataagccatctctccagccctttacattGCTTTTTTAGGTGAAGCTATGGCAGGTGCtgcagagtggggagagagaccCTGAGCCACAGTGGGCATGCTGACTGATAACAGATTCTCttatcagagccaggcatggtaacagcACATGCCCAtgaacccagcactcagggaggtagaaacaggaagatcagaaagaagttcaaggccagccttagctacatgagactctatctcaaaaacaacaaaacttcccaTATCAAATGTGACTGAAAACTCATTGTTTGGAGCATTTTACTCCAAGTGGCTTTCTTGTttgtgacaggatctcatgtagcccaggctggactcaaacttgttATATAGCCTTGAGCTCCTGCCtatacctcctaagtgctgggattaaagctatgtgctaccatgccctgctgctGTGAGCGTTGTATAACTACATGAAGAAATTAATAGCCTTGTGcggaaagtggcacatgcatctggagttcatatgcagtggctagaagctctggcatgcccattctctcctctgtctctctgcttgcaaataaaaaaaaatattaaaaccttgtgtcagagagatggctcagcagttaaaggtgcttgcttacaaagtctgctggccagggttctcCCATACCctcataaagcccgatgcacaaagtgacacatgcatctggagtttgtttgcaatgtcaaaagaccctggcacgctcattctctccctgctccCTTACTCTGTGCTCATAAGTACGTAAATTTCACTGTTTAAAGCCCAGCCAGGCTAGTGTGCATACCTGGATTACATGCTttaggctgaggaaggaggatcacttcaCTTTCAAGGTTGGCATGGGCAACTcagatcctatctccaaaaagaaaagaaaaaaaaggtctggagagatggtttagtggttaaggagcttgcctacaaaacttaaggacccatgttcaactctccagatcccacattagccaggcacaca contains:
- the Wipi2 gene encoding WD repeat domain phosphoinositide-interacting protein 2 isoform X3, with the protein product MKVLHTIRETPPNPAGLCALSINNDNCYLAYPGSATIGEVQVFDTINLRAANMIPAHDSPLAALAFDASGTKLATASEKGTVIRVFSIPEGQKLFEFRRGVKRCVSICSLAFSMDGMFLSASSNTETVHIFKLEAVREKPPEEPTTWTGYFGKVLMASTSYLPSQVTEMFNQGRAFATVRLPFCGHKNICSLATIQKIPRLLVGASDGYLYMYNLDPQEGGECALMRQHRLDGSMETTNEIVDSASHDCPLVTQTYGTAAAKGSYVPSSPTRLGKGQDANLEAYTDDLGAVGGVCLEDEASALRLDEDSEHPPMILRTD